CATGTAAAGAAACATTATTTGGGAATTTAAATTATTAATTTTAAGAAAAGAGGCAGCAGTGCATCAGATTATTGAAAAAGCTAAAAAAGAAAAAAGGTCATTATTGGAGACAGAGGCAAAAGAATTGTTGAAGGAATATGGAATTCCTGTTCCTGATTTCAAATTAATAAAGAGTGAAGATGAAATTGTTGGTTTGGTCAAAGAAATGAATTTTCCTATAGTGATGA
This region of Caldisericota bacterium genomic DNA includes:
- a CDS encoding acetate--CoA ligase family protein, which codes for MHQIIEKAKKEKRSLLETEAKELLKEYGIPVPDFKLIKSEDEIVGLVKEMNFPIVM